The genome window TGCAACCTTAATGGCTGGAGAAATGTTAAGTGAAGGGCTAAAACAAGTAACTCAAGGTGTTCCCATAGCTAGGGTGATTGAAGGGCTTAGGATAGGCTTAGCGCAAGCTATAGAAGAATTTGAAGCTAGGACCCAAGAGATTGATCAAGATAACTATTCGTTATTAACAAAGATAGCTTTAGTTGCAGGCAGAGAATATGAAGATATAGCTAATTTAGTTGTAAAATCGGCTCAAATAATGGGATCTGAAAAATTACTAGAGCCTTCTTTTAAATTATCTGATTCTATTAAAGCAATAGAGGGAGCTAATAACGAAGTTTTTGTAGGTACATTAATTAATAAAGAAAGAATGAATAAACAATCTCCAAAAGAAGTATTAAATGCAAAAATATTGATCATAGATGATGCTCTTGAACCAGAAGCAATTGATGATGCTGCTCTTGCAACTGAAAAGGGTTTTACTAGGTTTATGGAACTACGTGAAGAATTTAAACAAAGTATCGAAAAAATTGTGGAATCAGGTGCCAATGTAGTTTTAGTTGATAGAGGTGTAAATGATTTAGCTGAAGAAATCTTAATTGATAATGGCATAATGGTTGTGGAAAGAGTAGCTAATAAAGAATTACAAAAAATCAGTAAGCATACTAAAGCCAAAATGATCAAAAGAACGGGTTTAAATAAGCAAGTAGAAGCCATTAAAAACTACATAGGCTCAGCCGAAAAGGTATATGAAGATGAAAAACTTGAAAATATTAGAATTTTAAATGGAATAGGTGAACCTATTGCTACCGTTATTGTCAGCGCCTCTACTAGTGAAGTAGTAGGTGAAAGGGAAAGAATTGCTAAAGATGCAGCTAGTAGTGTTCAGGCCACATTTAAAAAAGGCTTTGTCCCTGGTGGAGGTTCTATAGATTTATATATAGCAAGAAAATTAGAAAGTCTGCAAAAGGATATTAAAGGAATGACTAGCTTTGGGGTGAAATGTGTTGCTAGCGCTTTAGAAAAGCCTTTTATGCAAATAGCGACAAATGCAGGTTATAATCCATTAGAAAAAATAGGAAATGTAACTCAAGCACAAGTAGAACAAAATAACTTTGCTTTAGGTATAGATTGTGATACAGGTGATGTCAAGGATATGTTGGTAGAGGGGATTATTGATCCTACTTTAGTAAAAATACATGCTTTAAAAGCAGCAGGAGAAGTTGCTGAAGCTATTTTACGTATTGATACTATTATCCGAAAAAAACAAGAAAGTAATCTTTAATATATATAACAATACACAGGTGGTGGGGAAATGACTAATAATGAAGAAAATGTAGAATTAGAAGAAGATATTATTGAAGAAGAGGAAAATACAGAGAGTACAGGTAAAGTAGAAATCGTAGAAGAAACAAATGAAGTTGATGAGCTTAATCAAAGACTATTAAGAGTTTCTGCAGATTTTGATAACTTTAAAAGAAGAACTAGAGAAGAAAAGGCAAGTATTTTAAAATATGCCAATGAAAAACTACTAATAGATACTTTGCCAGTTTTAGATAATTTTCAAAGAGCAATTGATGTTAAAGAACCAAGTGAAGAAGTAAAAAAATTCATTGAAGGTATGGATATGATTTATCGTCAATTGTATGAAGTTTTAAAGAAATCAGGACTTTCTGCAATTGAAGCTAAAGGAAATGAGTTTAATCCTGAACTTCATGATGCAGTTATGCAGGTAGAAAACAATGAGGTTCCTGACAATACAGTAATTGAAGATTTAAGAGCAGGATACCTATACCATGATAAGGTAATTAGACCAAGTATGGTACAAGTAGCAAAGAATAGTTAATGACAAATAATAATAAAAGTACTTAAAAAAAAGGATGAATTCCTTAAATTAATATTGAATATAGGAGGTTTTTTATAATGAGTAAAGTAATTGGAATAGACTTAGGTACAACAAATTCTTGTGTAGCAGTAATGGAGGGTGGGGAACCAGTAGTTATCCCAAATCCAGAAGGTAATAGAACAACACCATCGGTGGTAGGGTTTTCTAAAACTGCTGAACGTTTAGTAGGTCAAGTTGCTAAGCGTCAAGCAATCACAAATCCCGATCGTACTATTAGTTCAATTAAAAGACATATGGGTACAGATTACAAGGTTAGTGTTGATGATAAACAATTTTCACCTCAAGAAATTTCGGCTATTATTTTACAAAAGTTAAAAGATGATGCAGAAAGCTATTTAGGAGAGTCAGTTTCAAAGGCTGTAATTACTGTTCCAGCTTATTTTACTGATAGTCAAAGACAAGCAACAAAGGATGCTGGAACAATAGCAGGACTTGAAGTTTTAAGAATAATTAATGAACCTACAGCAGCTTCATTATCTTATGGTTTAGATAAAGAAAATGACCAAACAATTCTAATTTATGACTTAGGTGGCGGAACATTTGACGTATCTATTCTGGAATTAGGTGATGGTGTATTTGAGGTAAAGGCTACTAGTGGTAACAATCGTTTAGGTGGAGATGACTTTGATCAAAAAATCATTGAATGGATGATTGAAGAGTTTAAAAAAGAAACTAGTGTAGATTTAAATAAAGATAAAATGGCTGCCCAACGTTTAAAAGAAGCAGCTGAAAAGGCTAAACATGAATTATCTGGAGTACAAACAACTAATATTAATTTACCTTTCATCACTGCAACAGCTGATGGACCTCAGCATTTAGACTTAAATTTAACAAGAGCAAAATTTAACGAGTTAACAGCAGATTTAGTAGAAAAAACTTTAACTCCAACAAAACAAGCATTAAAAGACTCAGGTTTTTCTGCTAATGAAATAGATAAAGTAATTTTAGTAGGTGGATCTACACGTATCCCAGCGGTTCAAGAAGCGATCAAAAACTTAATTGGTAAAGAGCCTTATAAAGGTGTTAACCCTGATGAATGTGTTGCGCTAGGTGCAGCTATTCAAGCAGGTGTATTATCAGGGGAAGTTAAGGACGTATTATTATTAGACGTTACTCCTTTATCTTTAGGTATTGAAACTTTAGGTGGAGTATCGACTAAGTTAATCGAAAGAAATACAACTATTCCAACTTCTAAGAGTCAGATTTTCTCAACAGCATCTGATAGTCAAACATCAGTTGATATTCACGTATTACAAGGTGAAAGAGAAATGGCTCAATATAATAAAACTTTAGGACGTTTCCAATTAACTGGAATACCAGCAGCTCCTAGAGGAGTTCCACAAATTGAAGTTAAGTTTGACATTGATGCTAACGGAATTGTAAATGTTTCTGCTAAAGATTTAGGAACAGGAAAAGAACAAAAAATTACAATTCAATCTTCAAGCGGACTTTCAGATGAAGAAATTGAAAACATGGTAAAAGAAGCTGAAATGAATGCTGAAGCAGATAAAAAACGCAAAGAAGAAGTTGAAACTAGAAATGGAGCAGATTCATTAGTATACCAAACTGAGAAGACTTTAAAAGAAGCAGGAGATAAATTAGATGCTGATGAAAAAGGCGAAGCAGAAAAAGCAATACAAGAATTAAAAACAGCATTAGAAGGTGATAACACCGAAGACATTAAAGCTAAATCTGAAGCTTTAACTGAAATAGTTTATAAATTATCATCAAAATTATACGAGCAAGCAAATCCTGAAGCTGGGCAAGAAGCACCTGAAGGCGCTCCAGAGCAAGATGATAATGTAGTAGATGCTGACTTTACAGAAATTAAGGAAGATAAATAATAAAAATATCAGCAGGAGTGAATGTACTCCTGCTTGATTTCTTGTGTATTAAATAAACTAGAAAAAGGAGGTGAACCGGGATGGCAAAAAGAGATTATTATGAAGTTTTAGAAATTAGTAAAACAGCCGGCGAGGATGAAATTAAAAAAGCATATCGCAAGCTAGCCCGGAAATACCACCCTGATGTGAACCCAGGAGATAAAAAGGCGGAAGAGAAATTTAAAGAAGTATCAGAGGCCTATGAAATTCTTTCTAATCCAGAAAAAAGATCTGCTTATGATCAATTTGGTCATGCGGGTACAGATCCTAATGGTTTTGGTGGAGCAGGAGGATTTGGTGGCGGAGATTTTGGTGGATTTGGTGATATATTTGATGTATTCTTCGGTGGTGGCGGAGGAGGCTTTGGCGGTGGTAGAGCCCGTAGAGGTCCTACTAAAGGAAATGATCTTCGCTATGATTTAGTAATAGAATTTGAAGAGGCAGCTTTTGGGGTAGAAAAGACAATCTCTTTACCACGATATGAAAATTGTTCTAAATGTAAAGGAACAGGGGCTAAAGAAGGAACCGAAGCCGAAACTTGTGGAACATGTCATGGTACGGGTCAAGTAGCTCATACTCAAAGAACAGCATTTGGTCATTTTCAAACAGTTAAACCTTGCTCTACTTGTAATGGTGAAGGTAAAATTATTAAAGAACCATGCACAAAATGTAAGGGTCAGGGAAAGGTTCGCGCAACTAAGAAACTACAAGTTAAGATACCTGCTGGTGTTGACTCTGGATCGCGTTTAAGAATGGCAGGAGAGGGTGAACCTGGTGAATTAGGTGGACCACATGGAGATTTATATATTTATATTTCAGTTAAACCACATGAGTATTTTATTAGGCAAGGTAATGATATAATTTTAGAATATCCAATCAATATTGTGCAGGCTTCCATAGGAACTGAAGTAGAAATCCCGACTCTAGAAGGACCAGTTAAATTAAAAATTCCGGAAGGAACTCAAACAGGAACTGTATTTAGATTAAGAGGAAAGGGTATTACTAGTATCAAAGGTTTTTCTAAAGGAGACCAGCATGTTCAAGTGAAAATTATAACTCCTAAACATCTTACTTCTGAACAAAAAGAGTTACTTCAAAAGCTAGAAAAATCATTTGCTGAAGGACAGCATACGGATCAAGATGAAAATGATGGAAAAGAAAAAGGCTTCTTTGAACGAGTAAAGGATGCTTTTAAAGGTTAGGAGAGTATATTATGAATTGGTTAGAGGTTAAAGTTACAACTGTACAAGAGGCAATTGAGGGTATAGCTAATATTTTTCATGAGATTGGAGCTGGGGGAGTCGTGATTGAAGACCCCCAGCTTATCTCTATATATGCAGCTAAAGGTACATGGGATGCACATGACTTCACTAAAGAACTGTTAGATAAAATGGACGTAGTAGTCAAAGGATATTTACCAGTAGACGAGTTCATTTTTTCAAGATTAGAAGAGTTAAAACTTGAGCTAGAATTATTAAAAGTTAGGATAGGCGAAATCCC of Desulfonispora thiosulfatigenes DSM 11270 contains these proteins:
- a CDS encoding TCP-1/cpn60 chaperonin family protein; its protein translation is MSSSHGANNSDLDSRFTALETNIEAIRAVASAVKGTIGPKGLDTMLVDQMGDIVITNDGVTILNLMEVNHPAARMLINIARVQQEEIGDGTTTATLMAGEMLSEGLKQVTQGVPIARVIEGLRIGLAQAIEEFEARTQEIDQDNYSLLTKIALVAGREYEDIANLVVKSAQIMGSEKLLEPSFKLSDSIKAIEGANNEVFVGTLINKERMNKQSPKEVLNAKILIIDDALEPEAIDDAALATEKGFTRFMELREEFKQSIEKIVESGANVVLVDRGVNDLAEEILIDNGIMVVERVANKELQKISKHTKAKMIKRTGLNKQVEAIKNYIGSAEKVYEDEKLENIRILNGIGEPIATVIVSASTSEVVGERERIAKDAASSVQATFKKGFVPGGGSIDLYIARKLESLQKDIKGMTSFGVKCVASALEKPFMQIATNAGYNPLEKIGNVTQAQVEQNNFALGIDCDTGDVKDMLVEGIIDPTLVKIHALKAAGEVAEAILRIDTIIRKKQESNL
- the dnaK gene encoding molecular chaperone DnaK; the encoded protein is MSKVIGIDLGTTNSCVAVMEGGEPVVIPNPEGNRTTPSVVGFSKTAERLVGQVAKRQAITNPDRTISSIKRHMGTDYKVSVDDKQFSPQEISAIILQKLKDDAESYLGESVSKAVITVPAYFTDSQRQATKDAGTIAGLEVLRIINEPTAASLSYGLDKENDQTILIYDLGGGTFDVSILELGDGVFEVKATSGNNRLGGDDFDQKIIEWMIEEFKKETSVDLNKDKMAAQRLKEAAEKAKHELSGVQTTNINLPFITATADGPQHLDLNLTRAKFNELTADLVEKTLTPTKQALKDSGFSANEIDKVILVGGSTRIPAVQEAIKNLIGKEPYKGVNPDECVALGAAIQAGVLSGEVKDVLLLDVTPLSLGIETLGGVSTKLIERNTTIPTSKSQIFSTASDSQTSVDIHVLQGEREMAQYNKTLGRFQLTGIPAAPRGVPQIEVKFDIDANGIVNVSAKDLGTGKEQKITIQSSSGLSDEEIENMVKEAEMNAEADKKRKEEVETRNGADSLVYQTEKTLKEAGDKLDADEKGEAEKAIQELKTALEGDNTEDIKAKSEALTEIVYKLSSKLYEQANPEAGQEAPEGAPEQDDNVVDADFTEIKEDK
- the dnaJ gene encoding molecular chaperone DnaJ, which codes for MAKRDYYEVLEISKTAGEDEIKKAYRKLARKYHPDVNPGDKKAEEKFKEVSEAYEILSNPEKRSAYDQFGHAGTDPNGFGGAGGFGGGDFGGFGDIFDVFFGGGGGGFGGGRARRGPTKGNDLRYDLVIEFEEAAFGVEKTISLPRYENCSKCKGTGAKEGTEAETCGTCHGTGQVAHTQRTAFGHFQTVKPCSTCNGEGKIIKEPCTKCKGQGKVRATKKLQVKIPAGVDSGSRLRMAGEGEPGELGGPHGDLYIYISVKPHEYFIRQGNDIILEYPINIVQASIGTEVEIPTLEGPVKLKIPEGTQTGTVFRLRGKGITSIKGFSKGDQHVQVKIITPKHLTSEQKELLQKLEKSFAEGQHTDQDENDGKEKGFFERVKDAFKG
- the grpE gene encoding nucleotide exchange factor GrpE, giving the protein MTNNEENVELEEDIIEEEENTESTGKVEIVEETNEVDELNQRLLRVSADFDNFKRRTREEKASILKYANEKLLIDTLPVLDNFQRAIDVKEPSEEVKKFIEGMDMIYRQLYEVLKKSGLSAIEAKGNEFNPELHDAVMQVENNEVPDNTVIEDLRAGYLYHDKVIRPSMVQVAKNS